In Hwangdonia lutea, a single window of DNA contains:
- a CDS encoding EamA family transporter: MQTTKQFLYGIVIGILGIVLFSSKAVMVKLAYNFQVDAISILLLRMLFSFPIYLVIAYVYRHQNKDVKIKNSDYAWVVFFGFIGYYLASYFDFVGLTYIKASLERIILFLYPTMVLLLISCF; encoded by the coding sequence ATGCAAACAACAAAGCAGTTTTTGTACGGGATAGTTATTGGAATTTTAGGCATAGTTCTATTTTCGTCAAAGGCCGTTATGGTGAAATTGGCCTATAATTTTCAAGTGGATGCAATAAGCATTTTGTTATTGCGTATGTTGTTTTCCTTTCCTATTTATCTGGTTATCGCTTATGTTTATCGCCATCAAAATAAAGATGTAAAAATTAAAAACAGCGATTACGCTTGGGTGGTGTTTTTTGGTTTTATAGGTTACTATTTAGCAAGTTATTTCGATTTTGTTGGACTCACTTATATAAAGGCCAGTTTAGAACGCATCATTTTATTTTTGTACCCCACTATGGTGCTGCTTTTAATAAGTTGTTTTTAA
- a CDS encoding DNA topoisomerase IV subunit B, whose protein sequence is MAVQSNYTEDNIRSLDWKEHIRMRPGMYIGKLGDGSSPDDGIYILLKEVLDNSIDEYVMGAGKTIEISIQGTKVTVRDYGRGIPLGKVVDVVSKMNTGGKYDSKAFKKSVGLNGVGTKAVNALSSFFRVESTRDSKSASAEFEQGNLTNKELLEETSRRKGTKVSFVPDDTIFKNYKFRSEYIVKMLKNYVYLNPGLTIVFNGEKYYSENGLKDLLSENINESDRLYPIIHLRGDDIEIALTHSKTQYSEEYHSFVNGQNTTQGGTHLNAFREGIVKTIREFYGKNYDASDIRKSIVSAIAIKVMEPVFESQTKTKLGSTDMGGDLPTVRTYINDFVKTQLDNFLHKNPDTAEKIQRKILQAERERKELSGIRKLAKDRAKKASLHNKKLRDCRIHFGDTKNERNLETTLFITEGDSASGSITKSRDVNTQAVFSLKGKPLNCYGLSKKIVYENEEFNLLQAALNIEESLEDLRYNNVVIATDADVDGMHIRLLLITFFLQFFPEVIKEGHLYILQTPLFRVRNKKETIYCYSEEERRDAIEKLKPKPEITRFKGLGEISPDEFKHFIGDDIRLDPIMLDDNMSIDELLSFYMGKNTPDRQEFIIDNLKVELDLIEKEK, encoded by the coding sequence ATGGCTGTACAATCCAATTATACCGAAGACAATATACGTTCACTAGACTGGAAGGAACATATCCGTATGCGACCAGGTATGTATATTGGCAAGTTGGGTGATGGTTCGTCGCCAGACGATGGTATTTATATCCTTTTAAAAGAAGTGCTCGACAACTCCATTGACGAGTATGTTATGGGCGCTGGCAAAACCATCGAAATTTCCATTCAAGGCACCAAGGTTACGGTGCGCGATTACGGTCGTGGTATTCCGTTGGGTAAGGTGGTCGATGTGGTTTCAAAAATGAACACCGGTGGAAAATACGACTCCAAAGCCTTTAAAAAATCGGTGGGATTAAATGGTGTTGGTACTAAGGCGGTAAATGCCTTGTCGTCATTTTTTAGAGTAGAATCTACCCGCGATAGTAAAAGCGCTTCCGCGGAATTTGAGCAAGGTAACTTAACCAACAAGGAATTATTAGAAGAAACCTCGCGCCGAAAAGGAACCAAAGTGTCTTTTGTTCCCGATGATACTATTTTCAAAAACTATAAATTTAGGAGCGAGTACATCGTAAAAATGCTTAAAAACTATGTGTATTTAAACCCCGGTTTAACCATAGTTTTTAATGGCGAAAAATATTATAGCGAAAATGGATTAAAGGATTTATTAAGCGAAAACATTAATGAATCCGATAGATTATATCCCATTATCCATTTACGTGGCGATGATATCGAAATTGCCCTAACGCACAGTAAAACCCAATATAGCGAAGAATATCACAGTTTTGTAAACGGACAAAACACCACCCAAGGCGGTACCCATTTAAACGCCTTTCGGGAAGGAATAGTAAAGACCATTCGAGAATTTTATGGTAAAAATTACGATGCTTCAGATATTAGAAAATCGATAGTAAGCGCCATTGCCATTAAGGTGATGGAACCCGTTTTTGAGAGTCAGACCAAAACCAAATTGGGTTCTACCGATATGGGCGGCGATTTACCAACGGTACGTACGTATATCAACGATTTTGTAAAAACTCAGTTAGATAATTTTCTGCATAAAAACCCAGATACAGCAGAGAAAATTCAGCGTAAAATTTTACAGGCCGAACGCGAACGTAAGGAATTATCGGGCATTAGAAAATTGGCCAAAGACAGAGCTAAAAAAGCAAGTCTTCACAATAAAAAACTACGCGATTGCCGCATACATTTTGGAGATACTAAAAACGAAAGAAACCTGGAAACCACCTTGTTTATTACCGAGGGCGATTCCGCTTCGGGAAGTATTACAAAATCACGCGACGTAAATACACAAGCCGTTTTCAGTTTAAAAGGGAAGCCTTTAAATTGCTACGGGTTGAGTAAAAAAATAGTTTACGAAAACGAAGAATTCAATCTACTTCAAGCGGCTTTAAATATTGAAGAATCCTTAGAAGATTTACGCTATAACAATGTGGTTATTGCTACCGATGCCGATGTTGATGGGATGCATATCCGTTTGTTGTTGATTACATTTTTCCTTCAGTTTTTCCCTGAAGTCATCAAAGAAGGGCATTTGTATATTTTGCAAACGCCGTTGTTTAGGGTGCGCAATAAAAAGGAAACCATTTACTGCTATTCTGAAGAAGAACGACGTGATGCCATCGAAAAATTAAAACCAAAACCGGAAATCACACGATTTAAAGGACTGGGTGAAATTTCACCCGATGAGTTCAAGCATTTTATTGGTGATGATATTCGGTTAGATCCTATAATGTTGGACGATAATATGTCTATTGACGAGTTATTGTCTTTTTATATGGGGAAAAATACACCGGACAGACAGGAGTTTATTATTGATAATCTGAAAGTAGAATTGGATTTAATTGAAAAAGAGAAGTAA
- a CDS encoding TIGR02757 family protein — protein sequence MKKTELKEFLDAKVVQYNNPKFIESDPIQIPHQFYKKEDIEIAGFLTATIAWGNRKSIINNANRLMDLLDHAPYDFVLNHNETDLEKLQPFVHRTFNGSDCAQFVKSLQHVYKNHNGLEAVFAKHAEADSLQKSISNFKSVFFEIEHLQRTQKHVSDPLKNSAAKRINMFLRWMVRNDNAGVDFGIWNSLSPKQLSCPLDVHSGKVARKLGLLKRKQNDAKALLELDLALRKLDANDPVKYDFALFGLGVFEGF from the coding sequence TTGAAAAAAACAGAACTCAAAGAATTTTTGGACGCTAAAGTTGTTCAGTACAATAACCCAAAGTTTATTGAAAGCGACCCTATTCAAATACCGCATCAATTCTATAAAAAAGAAGATATTGAAATTGCTGGTTTTTTAACGGCGACCATTGCATGGGGAAACCGAAAAAGCATCATTAACAACGCAAACCGTTTGATGGATTTGTTGGATCATGCGCCTTACGATTTTGTTTTAAATCACAATGAAACCGATTTAGAAAAACTACAGCCTTTTGTGCACCGTACCTTTAATGGGAGTGATTGTGCACAGTTTGTAAAATCGTTGCAGCATGTTTATAAAAATCACAACGGATTAGAAGCTGTATTCGCAAAACATGCCGAAGCCGATTCATTACAAAAATCCATTTCAAACTTTAAGTCTGTTTTTTTTGAAATTGAACATTTACAACGCACCCAAAAACACGTGAGTGATCCGTTAAAAAATTCAGCAGCAAAACGTATTAACATGTTTTTACGGTGGATGGTGCGCAACGACAATGCAGGTGTAGATTTTGGTATTTGGAACAGCTTGTCACCTAAACAGTTATCTTGTCCTTTAGATGTCCATTCCGGGAAGGTAGCTAGAAAATTAGGGCTTTTAAAGCGCAAACAAAATGATGCCAAAGCGCTTTTGGAACTCGATTTGGCATTGCGTAAATTGGATGCAAACGACCCTGTAAAATACGATTTCGCCTTATTTGGTTTGGGGGTTTTTGAGGGTTTTTAG
- a CDS encoding DMT family transporter, producing the protein MFLKQPITKIQASAIGLTYFGVVITFSDEVAVSGANTYLGGFFILLSAVTYASYLVGSGWLIPKFGVINFTAYAMLVSCVCVFVHYSIISETNLFGFSWEVYLLGFLIAVFATVIPSFLVSASIKMISSSNFAIVAGVGPISTIVLAAIFLNETLSLLQLFGVLLVIIGILLVSLKKGNNL; encoded by the coding sequence TTGTTTTTAAAGCAGCCCATTACCAAAATTCAAGCCAGTGCTATTGGTTTAACTTATTTTGGTGTTGTAATTACATTTTCAGATGAAGTTGCCGTTTCTGGCGCAAACACATATTTGGGTGGGTTTTTTATACTATTAAGTGCTGTCACTTATGCTTCGTATTTAGTGGGCAGCGGATGGTTAATTCCCAAATTTGGTGTCATAAATTTTACGGCATACGCGATGCTCGTTTCTTGTGTTTGTGTATTTGTTCACTACAGCATTATTAGCGAAACCAATCTGTTTGGTTTTTCATGGGAAGTTTATTTATTAGGATTTTTAATTGCAGTTTTCGCTACCGTAATTCCATCGTTTTTAGTGTCGGCTTCCATTAAAATGATTAGCTCTTCAAACTTTGCCATTGTAGCCGGAGTGGGGCCGATTTCCACCATAGTTTTGGCTGCTATTTTTTTAAATGAAACCTTATCGCTGCTTCAGTTATTTGGCGTTTTATTGGTTATTATTGGCATCTTATTGGTGTCTTTAAAAAAAGGAAACAATCTGTAG